The region TCATGCCGCGATTGACCGCCGCGATCGGCTACAAGCTCGACCAGGCATGCCTGTTCGGCACCGACAAGCCGTCGAGCTTTCCCGACGGCATCGTCCCGCAGGCCATTGCCGCCGGAAACAAACTCACCCAGGGCACGGACCTAGCGGCCGACGTGGCGACCATGGGCCAGAAGCTCGCCGAACAGGGGTTCGCGATGAACGGTTTCGCAAGCCAGCCTGGACTGAACTGGCAGCTCATCGGCCTGCGCGACAACAACGGCGCGCCAATCTACGTACCATCCCTCGCATCCGGCGCCCCGTCCACCCTGTACGGTTACGGCCTCAACGAAGTGGACAATGGCGCGTGGGATATGACCAAGGCCGTGCTGCTCGGCGCTGACTGGTCTAACTTCGTCATCGGCGTCCGTCAGGACATCACTTTCAAGATGCTCGACCAGGCGCCCATCACCGACGATAATGGCAAGGTCATCCTCAACCTCGCCCAGCAGGATTGCGTCGCCATGCGCGTCGTGTTCCGTGCCGGCTTCCAGATCGCCAATCCGATCAACGACGTGCAGCCGAACAAGTCGAAGCGTTTCCCGGCGTTCGTCATCCAACCGAAGTCCGTCGCCGCCTCCCAGTCGCAACAGACGGTGGAGGACCCACCGGCGTCCGTCATCCAACCGAAGTCCGTCGCCGACTGATGATGTCCGGCGACGACATGATCGCGTTCGCCACCGTCGACGATCTGGTCGCACGTTGGCGCGTCCTGTCCGATTCGGAGGAACGTCAGGCTGAAGTCCTGCTGGATGATGCGAGCGACCTGATCCGCACCGAATGCCCGAGATACGCGGCAGCGAATCCGATGACGTTGAAGCGCATCGCATGCGCGATCGTGAAAAGGGCCATGCTGACTGGTGACGATGCGGCTGGAATCAGCCAGTCCACCCAGACGGCAGGGCCTTTCTCGGAATCGCTCACGTATTCGAATCCGGCCGGCGACCTGTATTTGACGAGCGCTGAGAAGCGGTCTTTGGGATACGGCCGCCAGCGGGCGTTTTCCATCAGCTTGGATGGTGGTGCGGATGCTTGACGGTGAACAGGTTGTCGTGCTCCGTCCCTCCAAGACGGATGGTGG is a window of Bifidobacterium catenulatum DSM 16992 = JCM 1194 = LMG 11043 DNA encoding:
- a CDS encoding phage major capsid protein, producing the protein MASIVNQMIGSTDLGGGLIPTEYSNQIIQDIPKQSVMLSRARQITMSTRTRTQPVLDSKPIAYWVGGDTGLKQTTKMSWSGLNITAEELAAIVPIPEAVINDAGIPIWNEVMPRLTAAIGYKLDQACLFGTDKPSSFPDGIVPQAIAAGNKLTQGTDLAADVATMGQKLAEQGFAMNGFASQPGLNWQLIGLRDNNGAPIYVPSLASGAPSTLYGYGLNEVDNGAWDMTKAVLLGADWSNFVIGVRQDITFKMLDQAPITDDNGKVILNLAQQDCVAMRVVFRAGFQIANPINDVQPNKSKRFPAFVIQPKSVAASQSQQTVEDPPASVIQPKSVAD
- a CDS encoding Gp19/Gp15/Gp42 family protein — encoded protein: MMSGDDMIAFATVDDLVARWRVLSDSEERQAEVLLDDASDLIRTECPRYAAANPMTLKRIACAIVKRAMLTGDDAAGISQSTQTAGPFSESLTYSNPAGDLYLTSAEKRSLGYGRQRAFSISLDGGADA